One genomic segment of Plasmodium vivax chromosome 9, whole genome shotgun sequence includes these proteins:
- a CDS encoding hypothetical protein, conserved (encoded by transcript PVX_091955A): MVENGCSLLIKNLSFHTSPEKIRKIFQSFGRIRDVYLPLDHYTRRPRGFGFVEYYEPQYAKEALTILNHSKIDGKEIKIIIAQNRRKSPETMKMYQHGAQGTPIGATVGGSERTEVEADQPKGGDANVIEVMIEVMSEVMAEAMVEVIAEVMAEVMAEVMAEVMTEAMTEEKKLKREKMASKYRPRKIYTESVSTYSASSSYRSSCSRGGSRGSSRGSSLSRSRHRGRGRSRDRRRSRDRRRSRATSCSDERDERDERGERGKGRRKRKNPKGGQRKGQREPTGKGMKRESRESSETLSGGASLGSSEGASRESGPVKDPPKGIERGSGKDRPKDPEKLHPKDAERLPPKDTHGRICKTLSPSRESQEGDKDSQNCAPKGRSRSTEEENQPGEQPHHDGGALKRGERVETIKREQKKKSTESSSDDTTLPSELNGKSYPSEEPPNGPNNQPHLLDRLKEKKKKKKGTKKKANSVSISSSDEVNCEGVTQEEGSGETNAEGESPPAKKAHRKGSNNDGSSNKESGSSQKEGEESSSPRATKKKRICLSTLASDSNSTKEGHLRRGETENGHEVGAQNRPRSTSSGSSSGAFEEQSKHHLKEDLRSCYLSRLGNAHGGGDFDSGEHSIGGRANSPSRDNRDSSSNRSSSSGSAYRGGRKKRKQRYLHEGKKRKRINESHSTDESSTGERKIVRSKSKEGKGEKTDNGRKRMPQDGRRNRGRITLSRSASGGGSTAGDATREGSGGSEGESLGRAKTTEGKHNTRCGSSDSGGRGGCLVGGEKKRGNTRGDGGAARRSRNVCGGAGERPDGKRGGAKRKRSSDSGSDGGSDSGSDGESNSERDGRGARRLKRARVSEDAEETPREKRNRQGKKTRRGSSSIDKRKEAKKKSKERKSKGEKSKREKSKGEKSKREKSKGEKSKREKSKKEKSKKTKKTKPTKVKPKKVKPTKMKSPKKTHDGTPYSHRHSSRSRSSVGSSVESSRSHSESSSMDKSMKHFSAKGSKGKAHKRDARRRRERGIGRDTSDDSSSVSSGDSPLKAQRGEKKKKKKKKKKKKIRA, from the exons ATGGTCGAAAATGGATGCAGCCtgttaataaaaaacttAAGCTTCCACACAAGTCCAGagaaaattagaaaaatctTTCAGAGCTTTGGAAGAATACGAGACGTGTATCTCCCCCTAGACCACTACACAAGGAGACCGAGGGGCTTCGGATTTGTGGAGTACTATGAGCCCCAGTATGCAAAAGAAGCCCTAACCATTTTAAACCACTCGAAGATAGATGGcaaggaaattaaaattattattgcGCAGAACAGGAGGAAGTCCCCAGAGACGATGAAGATGTATCAGCACGGGGCGC AAGGCACCCCTATCGGAGCCacagtggggggaagcgaacgCACAGAAGTAGAGGCAGATCAGCCGAAAGGGGGAGACGCAAATGTGATAGAAGTTATGATAGAAGTGATGAGCGAAGTGATGGCCGAAGCGATGGTCGAAGTTATTGCCGAAGTGATGGCCGAAGTGATGGCCGAAGTGATGGCCGAAGTGATGACCGAAGCGATGACCGAA gaaaaaaaactgaaaagggaaaaaatggctagcaaATATCGGCCTCGTAAAATCTACACGGAGAGCGTTTCCACCTACAGCGCGTCTTCTTCGTACCGTTCGTCTTGCAGCAGGGGGGGTAGTCGCGGGAGTAGTCGCGGGAGCAGCCTGAGCCGAAGTAGACACAGAGGCAGGGGAAGAAGTCGAgacagaagaagaagccgaGATAGACGCCGAAGCCGAGCCACCAGCTGCAGCGACGAACGCGACGAACGCGACGAACGCGGCGAACGCGGCAaagggagaaggaaaaggaaaaacccaaaagggggacaaaGAAAAGGCCAAAGGGAGCCAACCGGCAAAGGCATGAAGAGGGAGAGCAGGGAGAGCAGCGAGACCCTCAGCGGAGGCGCCAGTCTCGGAAGCAGTGAAGGGGCAAGCAGGGAAAGCGGCCCCGTAAAGGACCCCCCAAAAGGCATCGAAAGAGGAAGCGGGAAGGACCGCCCAAAAGACCCTGAGAAGCTACACCCCAAAGACGCTGAGAGGCTACCCCCCAAAGACACCCACGGAAGAATCTGCAAAACCCTTTCCCCCAGCAGAGAGAGCCAGGAAGGAGACAAAGACTCGCAGAACTGCGCGCCGAAGGGACGAAGCCGCTCCACTGAAGAGGAGAACCAACCTGGGGAACAGCCCCACCACGACGGAGGGGCACTCAAACGTGGCGAAAGAGTGGAGACAATCAaaagggagcaaaaaaaaaagtcaactGAAAGTTCCAGTGATGATACAACCCTCCCCAGTGAGTTAAACGGAAAAAGCTACCCAAGTGAAGAGCCACCAAATGGACCGAATAATCAACCGCACTTGCTAGACCgcttgaaagaaaaaaaaaaaaaaaaaaaaggaacaaaaaaaaaagctaactCTGTAAGTATTAGTAGCTCCGATGAGGTGAACTGTGAGGGGGTGACTCAAGAGGAaggaagcggcgaaacgAACGCAGAAGGGGAGTCGCCACCTGCAAAGAAGGCACACCGAAAGGGAAGCAATAACGACGGTAGTAGTAATAAAGAGAGTGGCTCTTCGCAaaaggaaggggaggaaagcTCCTCCCCCAGAgcgaccaaaaaaaaacgcatatgTCTGTCGACCCTCGCAAGCGACAGCAACAGCACAAAGGAGGGCCATCTCCGAAGAGGTGAAACGGAAAATGGGCACGAAGTGGGCGCGCAGAACAGGCCAAGAAGTACCAGCAGTGGCAGTAGTAGCGGTGCCTTCGAGGAGCAGAGTAAGCACCACCTAAAGGAGGACTTACGATCGTGCTACCTCAGCCGACTGGGGAATGCACACGGGGGGGGCGACTTCGACTCTGGGGAGCACTCCATTGGCGGTAGGGCCAACTCCCCCAGCAGGGATAACAGGGATAGCAGCTCTAACCGCAGTAGCAGCAGTGGCAGCGCCTATAGAGGAGGCAGAAAGAAACGCAAGCAAAGGTACCTGCacgaagggaagaaaagaaaaagaattaatgAGAGCCACTCAACTGATGAGTCCTCCACGGGGGAGAGGAAAATCGTTCGGAGTAAATCGAAGGAggggaaaggagaaaaaacggaCAATGGGCGCAAAAGGATGCCGCAGGATGGACGAAGAAACAGAGGGAGAATAACCTTAAGCAGAAGTGCCAGTGGAGGTGGGTCCACTGCTGGGGATGCAACACGGGAAGGGAGCGGAGGTAGTGAAGGTGAATCACTTGGACGGGCAAAAACCACGGAGGGGAAGCATAACACCCGCTGCGGTAGTAGCGATAGCGGTGGGCGTGGTGGTTGCCTtgttgggggggagaagaagaggggcAACACGCGCGGTGATGGTGGGGCGGCGCGAAGAAGTAGAAACGTGTGTGGTGGTGCGGGAGAGCGGCCAGATGGGAAAAGGGGCGGcgcaaagaggaaaaggagcagCGATAGCGGCAGTGACGGCGGAAGTGACAGTGGAAGCGATGGCGAAAGTAACAGCGAACGTGATGGCCGCGGCGCACGACGGCTAAAACGGGCGCGCGTGTCCGAAGACGCAGAGGAGACCCCCCGCGAGAAGCGCAACCGccaggggaagaagaccCGAAGGGGTAGCAGCTCGATTgataaaaggaaagaggcgaaaaagaagtCCAAAGAGAGGAAgtccaaaggggagaagtccaaaagggagaagtccaaaggggagaagtccaaaagggagaagtccaaaggggagaagtccaaaagggagaagtccaaaaaggaaaagtctaagaagacgaagaagacgaaGCCCACAAAAGTGAAGcccaaaaaggtgaagccCACGAAAATGAAgtctccaaaaaaaacgcatgaCGGCACTCCGTACAGCCACCGCCACAGCAGCAGGAGCAGGTCCTCTGTGGGATCGTCCGTCGAGAGTAGTCGTTCCCACAGCGAGTCGTCTTCGATGGACAAAAGTATGAAGCATTTTTCTGCCAAAGGTTCCAAGGGGAAGGCACACAAACGGGACGCGCGAAGGCGGAGGGAAAGGGGGATAGGCAGAGATACGTCTGATGATAGCTCCTCCGTTAGCAGTGGGGACTCTCCACTG AAGgcgcaaaggggagaaaaaaaaaaaaaaaaaaaaaaaaaaaaaaaaaaaaaaatacgtgcaTAA
- a CDS encoding hypothetical protein, conserved (encoded by transcript PVX_091950A), producing MAKGTYDTQRKNSISNELLLEIKKMEKELRKRNEEYEELNNSYREVYGSYIVSKTNLDEATNNYEGEVLKLETMLTEKENQYVELQESFQEMLEDKCKLEAELEGYQKAIYEMEENCASLKESHKEELKEIQEEMSNLCSQMDSINEELQFAKERCKELERLNEERASTIDTLNGEIENLKEEKKLLGIDKETIQAQQRGIHEEMQQVRKEKEELFREREAADREREAVDRKREAVDRERDELGREKERMDQCREELLQEKELIQTERDQLGRERHRQENNMKNIIIKFSDLQKELDDLASENSTKESCLRESEQRVRALEKEASLCKNKIAGLDQKMQELKSELASERQRSSQLQQDTVHKAGEVLKRDSIIEVLYSKLKEKESELVLFQNENLSLKNHKKELSRIWDSRKSQMDSIEVDLCQKLSKLIVKNKIRDRDDLRFDGHPQSFLLKTLWCGYVDICKSILKTRDGYLYSGSRSHRFICAYGTDLFLDVRQDSAKKKYLLSYRNETRGIFQVNEDEAKSLVYVGPLSKCQGQSVAPCSDKVSLEMVKGRSCNYLFEEMYVTKKGTKLVLIREKQTGKYFSGLHRNDLPKENEKKKTGVDQLQYNNVVNTLIDYMTTEEKERCKGDIILRTSHQKVKIESGAHPIEHPTEQVNKTRLIKNQLDESNCMEAPKGEAAPMGGNKSEAKATRKKEVGRKNTKLASPSAATPKGNFKGVKGEHQMSEENLHRYNLAKEMLLLPGSNASNASGGSDGSSGSNGSDGNNRGDANRGSDGGDSASTADGGRVPRFHLKNEYANDTEEESKCAEKEKPSVSPLDGQKGSVHSFLKHPGGAAKGAAGGATGSAASLASTADFNNTNIVLTINKEEAILFEVFNYEQIAEHDAVRFASEYVLHFLSNWKKGSYCSSSQDASSTTVCSEQSSNVFTSLDGDWCILPAYLSYT from the exons ATGGCTAAAGGCACATATGACACACAGAGAAAGAACTCCATCAGCAATGAGTTACTA cTGGAAATTAAGAAAATGGAGAAAGAGCTGAGGAAGCGAAATGAGGAATACGAGGAGCTGAACAATAGCTACCGGGAGGTTTAC GGCTCCTACATTGTGAGCAAGACAAACCTGGACGAGGCGACAAAT AATTACGAAGGGGAAGTCCTCAAATTGGAGACCATGCtaacggaaaaggaaaaccagTACGTCGAGTTGCAG GAAAGCTTCCAAGAAATGTTGGAAGATAAGTGCAAACTGGAGGCGGAACTTGAGGGGTATCAAAAGGCCATATACGAGATGGAGGAAAACTGCGCTTCGCTGAAAGAGTCTCACAAG gaGGAACTGAAAGAAATCCAAGAGGAGATGTCCAACCTGTGCTCGCAAATGGACAGCATTAAC GAGGAGCTACAGTTCGCGAAGGAAAGATGCAAAGAGTTGGAGAGGTTAAATGAG GAGAGAGCCTCCACCATCGACACCCTCAATGGGGAAATTGAGAACTTAAAG gaggagaagaagctgctcgGAATCGACAAGGAGACTATCCAAGCGCAGCAGCGTGGAATTCACGAGGAGATGCAGCAGGTGCgtaaggagaaggaggaactGTTTCGGGAAAGGGAAGCAGCAGACCGAGAAAGGGAGGCAGTAGACCGAAAACGGGAGGCAGTAGACCGGGAAAGGGACGAACTGGGGCGGGAAAAAGAACGCATGGACCAATGCAGGGAGGAGTTACTGCAGGAGAAGGAGCTCATACAGACGGAGAGAGACCAACTGGGGAGGGAAAGACACAGACAGGAGAAcaacatgaaaaatataattataaaatttagcGATTTGCAGAAGGAGCTGGACGACCTTGCTTCGGAGAATTCG ACGAAGGAGTCCTGCCTACGGGAGAGCGAGCAGAGGGTGCGCGCGCTGGAGAAGGAGGCCTCCCTGTGCAAG AACAAGATCGCCGGGTTGGATCAGAAGATGCAGGAGCTGAAG AGCGAACTGGCCAGCGAGCGGCAGAGGAGTAGCCAGCTGCAG CAAGATACGGTGCATAAAGCCGGAGAGGTCCTCAAGAGGGACTCCATTATTGAG GTTTTATATAGcaagctgaaggagaaagaaaGCGAGTTGGTGCTGTTCCAG AACGAAAACTTGTCTCTGAAGAACCACAAGAAGGAGCTGAGCAGAATTTGGGACAGCAGGAAGAGCCAAATGGACAGCATCGAAGTTGATTTGTGTCAA AAGCTGTCCAAGCTAATCGTTAAGAACAAAATCCGGGACAGGGACGACCTGCGCTTTGATGGGCACCCTCAGTCGTTTCTCCTGAAAACG CTGTGGTGCGGCTACGTCGACATCTGCAAGAGCATCCTCAAGACGAGGGACGGCTACCTGTACAGCGGGAGCAGAAGCCACCGCTTCATTTGCGCCTACGGCACGGACCTG TTCCTGGACGTGAGGCAGGACAGcgcgaagaagaagta CCTGCTCTCCTACAGAAACGAAACGAGGGGGATCTTCCAGGTGAACGAAGACGAGGCGAAGAGCCTGGTGTACGTGGGCCCTCTGAGCAAGTGCCAGGGACAGAGCGTTGCCCCGTGCAGCGACAAAGTTAGCCTCGAGATGGTTAAGGGGCGAAGCTGCAATTACCTGTTTGAAGAAATGTACGTGACGAAGAAGGGAACGAAGCTAGTCCTCATCAGGGAGAAACAGACAGGCAAATATTTTAGCGGCTTACATAGAAATGATCTTccaaaggaaaatgaaaagaagaagacaGGAGTGGACCAACTACAATACAATAACGTTGTGAATACGCTGATTGATTACATGACCacagaggagaaggagaggtGCAAGGGGGACATCATCTTGAGGACCTCCCACCAGAAGGTCAAGATCGAGAGTGGCGCGCATCCCATCGAGCATCCCACCGAGCAGGTGAACAAAACGCGCCTCATAAAAAACCAGCTGGATGAATCCAACTGTATGGAAGCTcccaaaggagaagcagcaccaatggggggaaacaaaagtGAAGCTAAAGCCACTCGGAAGAAAGAAGTGGGACGGAAGAACACCAAGTTGGCCTCCCCCTCTGCGGCCACCCCCAAAGGGAACTTCAAGGGGGTAAAAGGCGAACACCAAATGAGTGAAGAGAATTTGCATCGGTATAACCTAGCCAAGGAGATGCTCCTCCTCCCGGGCAGCAACGCCAGCAACGCCAGCGGCGGGAGCGATGGGAGCAGTGGTAGCAATGGAAGCGATGGCAACAACCGGGGAGACGCCAACCGAGGCAGCGACGGGGGCGACAGCGCCAGCACCGCGGATGGCGGCCGCGTGCCCCGCTTCCACTTGAAAAATGAGTACGCGAATGACACGGAGGAGGAGTCCAAATGTgccgaaaaggagaagccgTCAGTGTCCCCCCTGGATGGGCAGAAGGGCTCGGTTCACTCGTTTTTAAAGCACCCCGGTGGAGCGGCTAAAGGAGCAGCTGGAGGAGCAACTGGAAGTGCCGCTTCCCTCGCCAGCACAGCCGACTTTAACAATACCAACATTGTGTTGACCATAAATAAGGAGGAGGCAATTCTGTTTGAAGTTTTTAATTACGAGCAGATAGCCGAGCATGACGCTGTTCGGTTCGCCTCTGAGTATGTTTTGCACTTCCTTTCCAACTGGAAGAAGGGAAGCTACTGCTCCTCTTCGCAGGACGCATCATCCACGACCGTGTGCAGCGAGCAGAGCTCTAACGTGTTTACGTCTCTCGACGGGGATTGGTGCATCCTCCCTGCGTACCTCTCGTACACGTGA
- a CDS encoding U6 snRNA-associated Sm-like protein LSm6, putative (encoded by transcript PVX_091960A), which yields MSVGIAPLNPKPFLNSLAGNRVIIKLKWGMEYKGNLKSFDAYMNIRLANAEEWIHGEYKGTLGEIFLRCNNILYIREDKETENPPK from the exons ATGTCAGTG gGTATAGCTCCTCTCAACCCTAAGCCCTTCCTGAATAGCCTGGCTGGAAACCGAGTGATCATAAAGCTGAAATGGGGCATGGAGTACAAAG GGAACCTCAAATCGTTCGACGCCTACATGAACATACGGCTGGCCAACGCGGAGGAATGGATTCACGGCGAGTACAAGGGCACCCTGGGGGAGATATTCCTGAG gtGTAACAACATACTGTACATTCGGGAAGACAAGGAGACGGAGAATCCCCCCAAGTGA